One genomic window of Daphnia pulex isolate KAP4 chromosome 10, ASM2113471v1 includes the following:
- the LOC124205889 gene encoding mitochondrial transcription rescue factor 1-like, translating into MSNCAFVSRVFLIPFAGLKKGKVLVEHIRLTSSITKRNLYQIPTGLLHQLTVLPTNNACLSLRALKHTSKFSRGKGEKAADEDEEDDEDTSSTDISALDSDILSDVDDKDIKIVKKKLNSLRLDTLLKAGLGIAKNKIDTAFYESKIRVNGDKLLKKSKRLEIGDEVDLIKGPNVMNPAFLDVGRVIILKADYTPDLEKVLVLLKRYRSLTIENYANPYKSGAE; encoded by the exons ATGTCTAATTGTGCTTTTGTATCTCGTGTTTTCCTAATTCCCTTTGCtggattaaaaaaaggaaaagttctAGTTGAGCACATTAGACTCACCTCATCAATTACGAAACGAAATTTATATCAGATTCCCACCGGCTTATTGCATCAACTGACAGTGCTACCCACCAATAATGCCTGCCTTTCACTGAGAGCTTTAAAACATACTTCTAAATTTTCAaggggaaaaggagagaaagctGCCgatgaagatgaggaagatgatgaagatacATCATCAACAGATATTTCA GCACTGGATTCAGATATTCTTTCTGATGTGGATGACAAAGATATAAAAATAGTAAAGAAGAAACTGAATTCGTTGAGACTGGACACCCTTCTTAAAGCAGGGCTTGGGATTGCCAAGAA TAAAATAGATACTGCCTTCTATGAGAGTAAAATTAGAGTGAATGGAGATAAACTACTGAAGAAAAGCAAACGA TTGGAAATTGGAGATGAAGTTGACTTGATTAAAGGGCCTAATGTGATGAATCCTGCGTTTCTAGACGTGGGACGAGTTATAATACTAAAAGCGGATTACACTCCTGACTTGGAAAAGGTCTTAGTTTTGCTGAAGAGATACCGATCGCttacaattgaaaattacGCCAATCCTTATAAATCAGGCGCTGAATAA
- the LOC124205879 gene encoding uncharacterized protein LOC124205879, which produces MAFKNLVGAILAAVFLFLCCGAFLFGLVASQDAELGEQQASAQYYRPYYNYNRRPAYPVRRPTYNNYHYQRPQRPAAAPSNTNYRPAPAPTTSTARPSSAAVTGTSCRSSNSYQQYGICWAADNQRLQISPSLTIENFVRFHKMNMYSDVFDSHSYRKQLCEQSRRFNSVGVMCVTSPSDLAYDDDDCDYLRAGGVTTSTAKTCVDGDVCICVVGDPYESIADNTKALNDPLNAFLSGTHAGTGYWSAWTAALNQEIQNTLAASGIYWRP; this is translated from the exons ATGGCTTTTAAAAACCTCGTCGGCGCTATCTTAGCG gctgtctttttatttctctgctGTGGTGCCTTCCTCTTCGGTTTGGTGGCAAGTCAAGACGCCGAACTTGGAGAGCAACAGGCGTCCGCTCAGTACTATCGTCCTTATTACAACTACAATCGACGTCCAGCCTATCCGGTAAGACGTCCTACGTACAATAACTACCATTACCAGCGTCCTcagaggccagcagcagctccttccAACACCAACTACCGTCCAGCACCAGCACCGACCACCAGCACTGCTAGACCCAGCAGTGCGGCCGTCACTGGAACAAGTTGCCGTTCATCCAACAGCTACCAGCAATACGGAATTTGCTGGGCCGCAGACAACCAACGATTGCAAATCAGTCCCAGTTTGACAATTGAGAATTTCGTCAGGTTTCACAAGATGAATATGTACTCCGATGTGTTTGATTCGCATAGTTATCGGAAGCAATTGTGCGAACAAAGTCGACGCTTCAACAGTGTGGGGGTCATGTGCGTCACCTCCCCCAGCGATTTAGCatacgacgacgatgattgTGATTATCTCAGAGCGGGTGGTGTAACGACGTCGACTGCTAAAACGTGCGTCGATGGCGATGTCTGTATTTGCGTGGTGGGCGACCCGTACGAATCGATTGCCGATAACACTAAAGCTCTTAATGACCCTCTTAACGCTTTTCTGTCTGGAACTCACGCTGGAACTGGATACTGGTCGGCATGGACGGCTGCGTTGaatcaagaaattcaaaacacGTTAGCAGCTAGCGGTATCTATTGGCGACCATAA
- the LOC124205882 gene encoding uncharacterized protein LOC124205882: MAFKNLVGAILAAVFLFLCCGAFLFGLVAGQDAELGEQQASAQYYRPYYNYNRRPAYPVRRPTYNNYHYQRSQRPAAAPSNTNYRPAPAPTTAISGSCGSSNSYQQYGICWAADSQRLQISPSLTIENFVRFFKKNLYVGFFDSPSYRQQICEQSRRFNSVGVMCVTPPSNFEEDDDDCVYRRAGGVTSFASKKCITGEVCICTVGDPYESIDDNTKAPNDPFDAILSGTSSGTSSGTYAGTGNWPAWTAALNQDIQNTLAASGIYWRP; encoded by the exons atGGCTTTTAAAAACCTCGTCGGCGCTATCTTAGCG gctgtctttttatttctctgctGTGGTGCCTTCCTCTTCGGTTTGGTGGCAGGTCAAGACGCCGAACTTGGAGAGCAACAGGCGTCCGCTCAGTATTATCGTCCTTATTACAACTACAATCGACGTCCAGCCTATCCGGTAAGACGTCCTACGTACAATAACTACCATTACCAGCGTTCTcagaggccagcagcagctccttccAACACAAACTACcggccagcaccagcaccGACCACTGCTATCAGTGGATCATGCGGCTCATCCAACAGCTACCAGCAATACGGAATTTGCTGGGCCGCAGACAGCCAGCGCTTGCAAATCAGTCCCAGTTTGACAATTGAGAATTTCGTCAGGTTTTTCAAGAAGAATTTGTATGTTGGTTTTTTCGATTCGCCTAGCTATCGGCAACAAATATGCGAACAGAGTCGACGCTTCAACAGTGTGGGGGTAATGTGCGTCACCCCTCCCAGCAATttcgaagaagacgacgatgatTGTGTTTATCGGAGAGCGGGCGGTGTAACTTCGTTTGCTTCTAAAAAATGCATCACTGGCGAAGTCTGTATTTGCACAGTGGGCGACCCATACGAATCAATTGACGATAATACTAAAGCTCCCAATGACCCTTTTGACGCTATTCTGTCTGGAACCTCGTCTGGAACCTCGTCTGGAACTTACGCTGGAACTGGAAACTGGCCGGCATGGACGGCTGCGTTGAATCAAGATATTCAAAACACGTTAGCAGCTAGCGGTATCTACTGGCGACCATAA
- the LOC124205887 gene encoding rab-like protein 3, with the protein MASIDIDKVRIIVIGDSGVGKTSLIHTLCHGEPIINPTWTIGCSVDVKLHEYREGTSAQKTFFVELWDVGGSSGHKNTRSVFYTPAHGIILVHDLTNRKSEGNLRKWLAEVLTKECNGNTLSSVRTVNPSRNQDIDEYDPEQFIGSSQIPILVVGTKLDLAEEVRTHFNRRLSPIAEECGAGEIFVDCTTAKAMAPGSSSSVKLSRFFDLVIEKRFYNRDRPSPFTDKRRLMSGYSGNTINHKTFHFE; encoded by the exons ATGGCCTCCATCGATATTGATAAAGTACGAATCATAGTTATTGGAGATTCTGGTGTGGGGAAAACGTCGTTGATCCACACTCTCTGTCATGGAGAACCAATAATCAATCCAACATGGACAATTGGCTGCTCAGTTGATGTGAAACTACATGAATATCGTGAGGGTACTTCGGCCCAGAAGACGTTTTTTGTGGAACTCTGGGATGTTGGAGGAAGTTCTGGCCACAAGAACACAAGATCTGTATTTTACACACCTGCTCACG gCATAATTTTAGTCCATGATCTGACAAACCGTAAATCAGAAGGTAATTTGAGAAAATGGCTTGCTGAGGTTTTAACCAAAGAATGCAATGGAAATACTTTGTCATCTGTGAGGACAGTGAATCCTTCAAGGAATCAAGATATTGATGAATATGATCCAGAACAGTTCATCGGTTCATCACAG ATTCCCATACTAGTTGTTGGAACTAAGCTTGACTTGGCTGAGGAAGTGAGAACTCACTTTAATCGAAGGTTATCTCCCATCGCCGAGGAATGTGGTGCTGGTGAAATTTTCGTA GACTGCACCACAGCAAAAGCAATGGCTCCCGGTTCTAGTTCCTCTGTTAAACTATCTAGGTTTTTCGACCTAGTGATCGAAAAACGTTTCTACAACAGAGATCGACCTAGTCCGTTTACAGACAAGCGTAGACTGATGTCAGGATACTCCGGAAATACCATAAATcacaaaacatttcattttgaataa
- the LOC124205881 gene encoding uncharacterized protein LOC124205881 isoform X1: MAYKNLTSAILAVVFLFLCCGTFLFGVVASQDAELLSGEQQASAQNYRPYYNYNQRPGYPVRRPAYNNYANQRPQIPVAAPSSTNYRPAPAPAPAPVPAPAPAPAVPAPAPAPTTARPSTAISGSSCGSSNSYQQYGICWAPEGQRLQISPNLTIENFVRFHKMNFDGPLVYTTSYRRQLCEQSRRFNSVGILCTSTSDSSGHEECFYKRAGGISTSAAKSCINYDCICVVGDPYESIATNTNSPNSPFSAPVFQPGYWEAFNAQLNQNLQTHLAANGINWKPLQLPSSFSSLISPNFTGK, from the exons ATGGCTTATAAAAACCTCACCAGCGCTATCTTAGCG gttgtgtttttatttctctgttGTGGTACCTTCCTCTTCGGTGTGGTGGCAAGTCAAGACGCCGAGCTTTTGTCAGGAGAGCAGCAGGCTTCTGCTCAGAATTATCGTCCTTATTATAATTACAATCAACGACCAGGTTATCCAGTGAGACGTCCTGCCTACAATAACTACGCCAACCAGAGGCCTCAGATCCCAGTAGCAGCTCCTTCTAGCACCAACTACCGGCCAGCACCAGCGCCAGCGCCAGCCCCAGTCCCAGCCCCAGCCCCAGCCCCAGCAGTCCCAGCACCAGCTCCAGCACCGACCACTGCTAGACCCAGTACGGCTATCAGTGGATCATCATGCGGCTCATCCAACAGCTACCAGCAATACGGAATTTGCTGGGCTCCGGAAGGCCAGCGATTACAAATCAGTCCCAATTTgacaattgaaaatttcgttAGATTTCACAAGATGAATTTTGATGGCCCTCTGGTATACACGACTAGCTATCGGCGGCAATTATGCGAGCAGAGCCGACGCTTTAACAGTGTGGGCATTCTGTGCACCTCCACCAGCGATTCCAGCGGCCATGAAGAATGCTTTTATAAGAGAGCGGGCGGTATTTCAACGTCGGCTGCTAAATCGTGTATCAATTACGACTGTATTTGCGTGGTGGGAGACCCGTACGAATCGATTGCCACCAACACTAATTCACCCAATTCCCCTTTTAGTGCTCCTGTATTTCAACCTGGATACTGGGAGGCATTTAATGCTCAACTGAATCAAAATCTTCAAACCCATTTAGCAGCTAACGGTATCAACTGGAAACCATTACAACTTCCATCTAGTTTCAGCTCTTTGATCAGTCCAAATTTTACTGGAAAATAG
- the LOC124205881 gene encoding uncharacterized protein LOC124205881 isoform X3, producing MAYKNLTSAILAGVFLFLCCGAFLFGLVASQDAELGEQQASAQYYRPYYNYNRRPAYPVRRPTYNNYHSQRPQRPAAAPSNANYRPAPAPAPTTAARPSSAAVTGTSCRSSNSYQQYGICWAADSQRLQISPSLTIENFVRFHKINLYDNVLYSTSYRQQLCDQSRRFNSVGILCITSASNHEDDDDCFYQRAGGTYTSAAKSCINNDCICVVGDPYESIAANTKAPNDPFDAPVFQPGYWPAWTTALNQDIQNTLAASGIYWRP from the exons ATGGCTTATAAAAACCTCACCAGCGCTATCTTAGCG ggtgtgtttttatttctctgcTGTGGTGCCTTCCTCTTCGGTTTGGTGGCAAGTCAAGACGCCGAACTTGGAGAGCAACAGGCGTCCGCTCAGTACTATCGTCCTTATTACAACTACAATCGACGTCCAGCCTATCCGGTAAGACGTCCTACGTACAATAACTACCATTCCCAGCGTCCTCAGAGACCGGCAGCAGCTCCTTCGAACGCCAACTACCgtccagcaccagcaccagcaccgaCCACTGCTGCTAGACCCAGCAGTGCGGCCGTCACTGGAACAAGTTGCCGTTCATCCAACAGCTACCAGCAATACGGAATTTGCTGGGCCGCGGACAGCCAGCGATTGCAAATCAGTCCCAGTTTGACAATCGAGAATTTCGTCAGGTTTCACAAGATTAATTTGTATGACAATGTCCTGTATTCGACTAGCTACCGGCAGCAACTATGCGATCAGAGTCGACGCTTCAATAGTGTGGGCATTCTGTGCATCACCAGCGCCAGCAATcacgaagacgacgatgatTGTTTTTATCAGAGAGCGGGCGGTACTTATACGTCGGCTGCTAAATCGTGCATCAATAACGACTGCATTTGCGTGGTGGGCGACCCGTACGAATCGATTGCCGCTAACACTAAAGCTCCCAATGACCCTTTTGACGCTCCTGTGTTTCAACCTGGATACTGGCCGGCATGGACTACTGCGTTGAATCAAGATATTCAAAACACGCTAGCAGCTAGCGGTATCTACTGGCGACCATAA
- the LOC124205888 gene encoding chondroitin proteoglycan-2-like, with the protein MKCPSTLATVATLFLFQVCLGQLASAGLLHDRLLAKEDFVCPSDGFYAVPGTCSGNYYSCVNGFPYEMTCPGSAVFDPALGACVPPSDASCKSFQCPAQGGFYAIPETCGSSYYSCVNGVAYVMNCPGSSIFDPAVGVCVPKEVASCFDVTTVPPTPTPTPNPTPTPVSTTTTTQSPGTFICPSEFGFFPTGIPCDDDFWRCSNGLSYLMSCPPTTIWYQDKTVCDYPYNVPGCA; encoded by the exons atgaagtGCCCGTCGACATTGGCAACTGTTGCAACTCTATTTCTCTTCCAGG TGTGCCTAGGGCAGTTGGCGTCAGCAGGCTTGCTGCATGACCGCCTCCTAGCAAAAGAG GATTTCGTGTGCCCTTCAGACGGTTTTTATGCAGTTCCCGGAACCTGCTCCGGCAATTACTACTCGTGTGTTAATGGATTTCCCTATGAGATG ACATGTCCCGGCAGTGCAGTTTTCGATCCAGCGTTGGGCGCTTGTGTCCCACCGTCCGATGCATCATGCAAAT CATTCCAGTGCCCTGCTCAAGGTGGATTTTACGCCATTCCCGAAACCTGCGGTAGTAGCTACTACTCTTGCGTCAACGGAGTTGCCTATGTGATG AACTGTCCTGGgtcttccatttttgatcCTGCGGTGGGCGTTTGCGTCCCAAAAGAAGTTGCGTCATGTTTTGATG TAACAACTGTACCGCCTACCCCTACGCCTACCCCTAACCCAACCCCTACGCCTGTATCGACGACGACTACTACTCAATCCCCCGGCACATTTATCTGTCCCAGTGAATTCGGATTCTTCCCCACTGGTATCCCATGCGACGATGATTTCTGGAGATGCTCCAACGGTCTATCTTATCTCATG AGCTGTCCACCAACTACCATTTGGTATCAAGACAAGACAG TCTGTGACTACCCGTACAACGTTCCGGGCTGCGCTTAA
- the LOC124205880 gene encoding uncharacterized protein LOC124205880 — MANLSSASPIGIGLLLVLICLTTGSTGADFSLEEEFLQLKENYFQMKELVKSLESKVTELETKVQRQDSLLTSLLREKNDRAVAADFDSVPISTNQSAVAISGLPSSCSDLKMIGHIWSGFYSVMGSSVMESVYCDFTKPIDDAGFEKWIGYDNVKSTPVYFFVQRTSPLSADWPYQISFNSEILNVGSAMNIQNGVFIAPRPGIYFFLFNGLAKFPASSSIDVRLGISLQSNAAGSGSQESYVSEANTVDFQRSPLALQSILSLKTDDYVLLRIVSYSSNEVQLYEANFLGFMLEEEIVVSL; from the exons ATGGCCAATTTGTCTTCTGCCTCACCCATTGGAATaggtttgttgttggttttgatCTGTTTGACGACTGGGTCGACTGGCGcagatttttctttagaagaagaattccTACAACTTAAGGAGAATTAT TTTCAAATGAAAGAACTCGTTAAGAGTTTGGAGTCGAAAGTGACTGAACTAGAGACCAAAGTTCAACGACAAGATTCGCTTTTAACTTCCTTGTTACGAGAGAAAAACGATCGCGCAGTAGCCGCCGATTTCGACTCTGTCCCAATTAGCACTAATCAATCAGCAGTGGCCATAAGCGGACTGCCATCTTCATGCAgtgatttaaaaatgattggcCACATTTGGAGCGGATTTTATTCCGTCATGGGATCTTCAGTAATGGAATCCGTTTACTGTGATTTCACAAAACCCATTGATGATGCGG GTTTCGagaaatggatcggatacgACAACGTCAAATCAACGCCCGTCTATTTCTTCGTCCAGAGAACCTCTCCATTATCCGCTGATTGGCCTTATCAGATTTCATTCAATTCCGAGATACTGAACGTAGGAAGTGCCATGAATATTCAGAATGGAGTATTCATAGCCCCACGACCaggaatttatttctttttattcaatggACTGGCGAAATTTCCAGCTTCATCATCTATTGATGTTCGATTAGGAATTTCGCTTCAATCGAACGCTGCTGGGTCTGGAAGTCAAGAGAGTTATGTTAGTGAGGCAAACACTGTCGATTTTCAAAGAAGTCCGTTGGCCCTCCAGTCGATACTGTCGTTAAAAACAGATGATTATGTCTTGTTGAGGATAGTTTCCTATTCATCAAACGAAGTGCAATTGTATGAAGCGAATTTCCTTGGTTTCATGCTGGAGGAGGAAATCGTCGTCTCCCTTTAA
- the LOC124205890 gene encoding uncharacterized protein LOC124205890, which yields MEHYSFWIVNTLLVYLTFNYALCNPFDKENLESSNRRSEHDDYSWLNLPSRPFFHPWRNEYRGRKMWNYDRPEPPRSPFHPEELPVGLRTPFLGFRESIFEKVIIPHLRGNSIPSRQKSYRNFDQNALFRHEVEESNFKLPKSYFAESPLASEINLQHEVEEPSEKSYSFDKLFRLGTGNLPLSK from the exons ATGGAACATTACAGCTTTTGG ATTGTTAACACGCTACTCGTTTACCTTACCTTCAACTATGCATTGTGTAATCCTTTTGATAAGGAGAATTTAGAATCGTCAAACAGGAG ATCTGAACATGATGACTATTCGTGGTTGAACTTACCCTCGCGACCATTCTTTCATCCTTGGAGGAACGAATATCGCGGGAGAAAAATGTGGAACTATGACAGACCAGAACCACCCAGATCGCCTTTTCATCCGGAAGAATTACCGGTCGGACTTCGAACGCCTTTTCTGGGCTTCC GCGAgtccatttttgaaaaggtGATCATTCCTCATTTGCGCGGTAACTCCATCCCTTCTCGGCAGAAAAGTTACAGAAATTTCGACCAGAACGCTCTTTTTCGTCACGAAGTCGaggaatcaaattttaaactcCCGAAATCGTACTTCGCTGAAAGTCCTTTAGCCAGTGAAATCAACCTCCAGCATGAAGTGGAAGAACCGAGTGAAAAATCGTATAGCTTCGACAAGCTTTTCCGACTTGGAACTGGAAATTTGCCGCtaagtaaataa
- the LOC124205881 gene encoding uncharacterized protein LOC124205881 isoform X2, whose amino-acid sequence MACKYLVGAMLAVLRYQKISLHIFNYLGVFLFLCCGAFLFGLVASQDAELGEQQASAQYYRPYYNYNRRPAYPVRRPTYNNYHSQRPQRPAAAPSNANYRPAPAPAPTTAARPSSAAVTGTSCRSSNSYQQYGICWAADSQRLQISPSLTIENFVRFHKINLYDNVLYSTSYRQQLCDQSRRFNSVGILCITSASNHEDDDDCFYQRAGGTYTSAAKSCINNDCICVVGDPYESIAANTKAPNDPFDAPVFQPGYWPAWTTALNQDIQNTLAASGIYWRP is encoded by the exons ATGGCTTGTAAATACCTCGTCGGCGCTATGTTAGCGGTATTAAGATACCAGAAAATTAGCTTGcacatttttaattacttg ggtgtgtttttatttctctgcTGTGGTGCCTTCCTCTTCGGTTTGGTGGCAAGTCAAGACGCCGAACTTGGAGAGCAACAGGCGTCCGCTCAGTACTATCGTCCTTATTACAACTACAATCGACGTCCAGCCTATCCGGTAAGACGTCCTACGTACAATAACTACCATTCCCAGCGTCCTCAGAGACCGGCAGCAGCTCCTTCGAACGCCAACTACCgtccagcaccagcaccagcaccgaCCACTGCTGCTAGACCCAGCAGTGCGGCCGTCACTGGAACAAGTTGCCGTTCATCCAACAGCTACCAGCAATACGGAATTTGCTGGGCCGCGGACAGCCAGCGATTGCAAATCAGTCCCAGTTTGACAATCGAGAATTTCGTCAGGTTTCACAAGATTAATTTGTATGACAATGTCCTGTATTCGACTAGCTACCGGCAGCAACTATGCGATCAGAGTCGACGCTTCAATAGTGTGGGCATTCTGTGCATCACCAGCGCCAGCAATcacgaagacgacgatgatTGTTTTTATCAGAGAGCGGGCGGTACTTATACGTCGGCTGCTAAATCGTGCATCAATAACGACTGCATTTGCGTGGTGGGCGACCCGTACGAATCGATTGCCGCTAACACTAAAGCTCCCAATGACCCTTTTGACGCTCCTGTGTTTCAACCTGGATACTGGCCGGCATGGACTACTGCGTTGAATCAAGATATTCAAAACACGCTAGCAGCTAGCGGTATCTACTGGCGACCATAA
- the LOC124205883 gene encoding uncharacterized protein LOC124205883 produces MVHFHTGPLFIKTGLFFILMCFSTSSAGTIVSLEGRLKEVEIKLETEVYQLKEKNIQLEEKLTQLESKNAQLEKKVQKQETILTSLLLQSGQPKPQTESEIVSNNRPNLIQSITKSAAMPRTCRELWMANPSLQSGMHWIDPDGQGVGDNPIYVYCDMTSGSTSIPHDSESPIDVGHCADPGCYSRSINYNASIGQMEALVELSSECHQSIKYDCYYAPFEFIAIPYAWWNDRDGNAQYFWTGENTDGIHTCQCGIDGNCVDSSAKCNCDAAAPIQLVDDGVITDKNVLPVTRLNFGRTQLETSSGIHTLGRFECTGMVPMTKMPTSCKDLWLIGHTLNGFYSIMGSTMMESVYCNFTKLSDDAGFQKWIGYVGVKSVPVHFYVQRSSSFNSTGIPIPFDSTLLNEGNAMDLATGIFTAPRPGIYFFSFSGLASFPTSSSFVQLGVFLKLNNNSMGLAWAEDVNTVTGQDSMLTLQSTLILKKGDQVWLEIFSASGVDLFDNVSHHTHFTGFVLEEEIVASL; encoded by the exons ATGGTACACTTCCACACCGGGCCATTATTTATCAAGACAggactattttttattttgatgtgtTTCAGTACGTCGTCCGCTGGAACCATTGTTTCCTTGGAAGGCAGATTAAAAGAAGTGGAAATCAAGCTGGAGACGGAAGTTTAtcaactgaaagaaaaaaatattcaacttgaagaaaaactaACGCAATTAGAGTCCAAAAATGcccaactggaaaaaaaagttcaaaaacaagaaacaattttgacTTCCCTGTTGCTTCAATCCGGACAACCAAAACCACAAACTGAGTCAGAAATAGTTTCAAATAATCGCCCAAATTTAATTCAGTCAATTACAAAGAGTGCTGCAATGCCAAGGACGTGTCGCGAACTTTGGATGGCGAATCCTTCTCTTCAGTCCGGAATGCACTGGATCGATCCGGACGGCCAAGGCGTCGGCGATAACCCGATCTACGTTTACTGCGACATGACGTCGG GATCTACATCCATTCCACACGATAGTGAATCCCCTATCGACGTGGGTCATTGTGCTGATCCTGGATGTTATTCACGATCTATCAATTACAACGCGTCCATCGGGCAGATGGAAGCGTTGGTCGAATTATCGTCAGAATGTCACCAGTCGATTAAG TACGATTGCTACTACGCCCCTTTCGAATTTATTGCTATCCCCTACGCTTGGTGGAATGACAGAGACGGAAATGCGCAATATTTTTGGACTGGAGAAAACACGGACGGAATTCACACCTGCCAGTGCGGAATCGATGGCAATTGCGTCGATTCTTCTGCTAAGTGCAACTGTGATGCTGCGGCGCCAATTCAGTTAGTCGACGACG GTGTCATCAcagataaaaatgttttgcctGTCACTCGGTTGAATTTTGGCCGAACACAACTCGAAACTTCGTCAGGCATCCACACACTTGGTCGATTCGAATGTACTGGAATGGTCCCCATGACAAAAATGCCCACATCTTGTAAGGATCTTTGGTTAATTGGTCACACCCTAAATGGATTCTATTCCATCATGGGATCTACGATGATGGAATCCGTTTATTGCAATTTCACGAAACTCTCTGATGATGCGg GATTCCAGAAATGGATCGGGTACGTCGGCGTGAAATCGGtgcccgtccatttctacgtccagagaaGTTCTTCGTTCAACTCGACTGGAATTCCGATTCCGTTTGATTCAACACTACTTAACGAGGGAAATGCCATGGATTTGGCAACGGGAATATTCACGGCACCACGACCGGGAATttacttcttctctttctcggGACTGGCAAGTTTTCCAacttcatcatcttttgttCAATTAGGAGTTTTTCTTAAGTTGAACAATAATTCAATGGGGTTGGCTTGGGCTGAAGATGTTAACACCGTCACTGGTCAGGATAGTATGTTGACCCTCCAATCGACGCTGATATTGAAAAAAGGCGATCAAGTTTGGCTGGAGATTTTCTCCGCATCAGGGGTGGATTTGTTTGACAATGTAAGCCATCATACTCATTTCACTGGTTTcgtgttggaggaggaaattgttgCTTCCCTTTAA